The following proteins are encoded in a genomic region of Chloracidobacterium sp.:
- a CDS encoding RDD family protein — MGCLVCERDFAAALSVCPTCGSMRGDTVREEMQIKRSLVGTPLAAQAASAGLSPSSAEKRSVTSEFLRMNTSPTLVEFQTKSAPIPEWRLQLQNAVRARKGMAASDQETSLHKAKASPLPKAEMSSAPDIKDPDPRLAKALKRVDNSRSRFLPPEPKKAYFEPRPPQEKSYRFDVLTSEVSPAVERPATVNATPRPALVPISNTVKRETNKLPKLEESARKKIEKVEKIAAIEPDDASDKELGQRIMIAAEGTDTAKGVPAETEFIDDLAPIAMRFNAGLFDLLIALVVSMLLLSPIVFGGGEWASVGGFLVLIGTTALVLFIYSTLAVGFYGRTFGMHQFSLELVDAEENAYPTLRQSAVSAALYLVSLMLSGLGFVTIFFNEEKRAVHDLLSGTIMVREFVEDEDD, encoded by the coding sequence ATGGGTTGTTTGGTATGTGAACGTGACTTTGCAGCGGCTTTGTCGGTTTGCCCGACATGCGGCTCGATGCGCGGGGATACCGTTCGTGAGGAAATGCAGATAAAGCGCTCCCTCGTCGGCACTCCGCTCGCCGCACAAGCAGCGTCCGCCGGTCTGTCGCCCTCATCCGCTGAAAAGCGCTCTGTCACCAGCGAGTTCTTGCGTATGAATACATCTCCGACATTGGTTGAATTCCAGACGAAAAGTGCGCCGATACCCGAATGGCGTTTACAGCTGCAGAATGCCGTGCGAGCCAGAAAGGGAATGGCTGCGTCCGATCAGGAGACATCCCTGCATAAGGCAAAGGCGTCGCCCTTGCCAAAGGCGGAGATGTCTTCGGCACCGGATATCAAAGATCCCGATCCTCGCCTTGCCAAGGCTTTGAAGCGCGTTGATAATTCGCGAAGCCGCTTTTTGCCGCCGGAGCCGAAGAAGGCGTATTTCGAACCGCGTCCGCCGCAAGAGAAGAGCTATCGTTTTGACGTGCTGACATCTGAGGTTTCGCCTGCGGTCGAACGTCCCGCGACCGTAAATGCAACGCCGAGGCCCGCATTGGTCCCTATCTCGAACACTGTAAAGCGTGAGACGAACAAGCTTCCCAAGCTCGAAGAATCTGCACGGAAGAAGATCGAGAAAGTAGAAAAGATCGCTGCAATTGAGCCCGACGATGCGTCTGACAAAGAACTTGGCCAACGTATAATGATCGCCGCTGAGGGCACAGATACAGCCAAGGGCGTCCCTGCGGAAACAGAATTCATCGACGACCTCGCACCCATTGCAATGCGGTTCAATGCGGGGCTTTTTGATTTACTGATCGCCCTCGTCGTAAGCATGCTCTTGTTGTCGCCCATCGTTTTCGGCGGCGGTGAGTGGGCCAGTGTGGGCGGCTTTCTTGTGCTTATCGGTACGACCGCGCTCGTCCTTTTCATTTATTCGACGCTGGCAGTCGGCTTTTACGGACGTACGTTCGGAATGCACCAATTCTCGCTCGAACTGGTCGATGCTGAGGAGAATGCGTACCCGACGCTCCGTCAATCGGCCGTCAGTGCGGCACTCTATCTTGTATCACTTATGCTGAGCGGCCTCGGATTCGTGACGATATTCTTTAACGAAGAGAAACGCGCCGTGCACGACCTGCTTTCGGGCACGATAATGGTTCGCGAATTCGTCGAGGACGAGGACGATTGA
- a CDS encoding DUF2203 domain-containing protein has product MKLFSVEEANRVLADIIPSLFELRDLDLRVERAREAARAAADLSKFGGGMPGGTAYVKDLYAVGRIVIELSELGIEIKDHSRGLIDFPSLRNDRIVLLCWEIGDGERISWWHEAEAGYAGRQPL; this is encoded by the coding sequence ATGAAGCTATTCTCCGTCGAGGAAGCGAACCGCGTCCTCGCAGATATCATACCGTCGCTTTTTGAACTGCGGGACCTTGATCTCCGAGTTGAAAGGGCTAGAGAAGCTGCTCGTGCCGCCGCCGATCTCTCGAAATTCGGCGGTGGTATGCCGGGCGGAACAGCATACGTTAAAGACCTTTACGCGGTCGGCAGGATCGTCATTGAGCTAAGCGAACTTGGCATCGAGATCAAGGATCACTCCCGCGGCCTGATCGATTTTCCGAGCCTGCGGAATGACCGCATCGTTCTATTGTGTTGGGAGATCGGTGACGGCGAACGTATATCCTGGTGGCATGAAGCCGAGGCAGGTTATGCCGGGCGGCAGCCGCTTTGA